A section of the Triticum dicoccoides isolate Atlit2015 ecotype Zavitan chromosome 7A, WEW_v2.0, whole genome shotgun sequence genome encodes:
- the LOC119328244 gene encoding arp2/3 complex-activating protein rickA-like, with the protein MTLLLLHALLLASAAAAAAAASEAGDTAGGNATAGGNATTAQGLCNGAGCQPPPQPLPIYGGPPPSPPSTTPPSPGMQAPCPPVTPVCCGGQNTPQQPYYQAPPIGYLPYYN; encoded by the coding sequence ATGACGCTTCTCTTGCTGCATGCCTTGCTGCTGGCAAGTGCAgctgcggcagcagcagcagcatctgagGCCGGCGACACTGCAGGCGGCAACGCTACTGCAGGCGGCAACGCCACCACGGCTCAAGGCCTATGCAACGGCGCCGGGTGCCAGCCACCGCCGCAGCCGCTACCGATCTACGGCGGccctccgccgtcgccgccgtcgacgACGCCGCCCTCCCCGGGCATGCAGGCGCCGTGCCCGCCGGTGACGCCCGTTTGCTGCGGCGGCCAAAACACGCCTCAGCAGCCGTACTACCAAGCGCCTCCGATCGGCTACCTTCCCTACTACAACTAG